A region of Thermococcus piezophilus DNA encodes the following proteins:
- a CDS encoding SLC13 family permease: MQLKLKKILIEEWLFSLSVSGLVLISLVTQRIPHYSTDDFQVVFTLFVFLVIVNGLQRENVLRFLAANFQGNLGAVKLVAITGILSIFVTNDAALITMVPLTLVIDFEDAALVVILETLMANAVSALTPFGNPQNLFIYYHYNVSPADFVHTILPFVLVMSLVILFMSLRVRANPEVEFSGKPSREGWIYVGMFLLFIAAVLKIVPLWVGVIVLGYALLFDRRRLRVDYFLLGTFLAFFGFTDNVSHLLRFELEFPHQTFFTAAFLSQIMSNVPSALLIADFTSDWKALLWGVNVGGFGTLIASLANLISYRIYSSHRNKERTYLIRFHLYSFSLFLLGIILYLVIE; the protein is encoded by the coding sequence ATGCAGCTCAAGCTGAAGAAAATACTCATTGAGGAGTGGTTGTTTTCTCTCTCGGTCTCTGGCCTAGTCTTGATTTCCCTTGTGACACAGAGAATCCCCCATTACTCCACCGATGACTTCCAGGTTGTCTTCACACTCTTCGTGTTCCTAGTCATTGTCAACGGCCTACAGCGCGAGAACGTCCTCAGGTTCTTGGCGGCCAACTTTCAGGGGAACTTGGGAGCGGTTAAGCTCGTTGCAATAACTGGGATTCTCTCGATTTTTGTCACCAATGATGCCGCTCTAATAACGATGGTTCCCCTCACTCTTGTCATAGACTTCGAAGACGCCGCCCTAGTTGTTATTTTGGAGACGCTAATGGCTAACGCCGTCTCAGCTTTGACGCCCTTTGGCAATCCCCAGAACCTCTTTATCTACTATCACTACAACGTTTCACCCGCCGATTTCGTCCACACTATACTTCCCTTCGTCTTGGTGATGTCTCTTGTTATACTCTTCATGAGTCTTAGGGTGAGAGCCAATCCGGAGGTTGAGTTCTCTGGGAAGCCGTCTCGGGAGGGATGGATATACGTGGGGATGTTTCTCCTGTTCATAGCTGCAGTCTTGAAGATCGTCCCCCTGTGGGTCGGCGTTATAGTTTTGGGCTACGCCCTCCTTTTCGATAGGAGGCGCCTCAGGGTAGATTACTTCCTTCTCGGCACTTTTCTGGCGTTCTTCGGCTTCACGGACAACGTCTCCCACCTTCTGAGATTTGAGCTGGAGTTCCCTCACCAAACATTCTTCACTGCTGCATTCCTCAGTCAGATAATGAGCAACGTCCCCTCAGCACTGCTCATTGCTGACTTTACGTCCGATTGGAAAGCCCTTCTCTGGGGAGTGAATGTCGGTGGATTCGGAACGCTTATCGCTTCACTTGCAAACCTAATCTCCTACCGCATATACTCATCGCACAGAAATAAAGAAAGGACATATCTGATACGGTTCCATCTCTACAGCTTTTCATTGTTCCTGCTGGGGATCATCCTGTATCTAGTTATTGAATAG
- a CDS encoding ArsR/SmtB family transcription factor has product MVESIQELAVIAEALSSPIRVKILKMLCEKEWYVYELAKTLGISRQLLYLHLKKLEKANLVESELRLEPNDPRAKKYYKAKPFKLIIDNEIVKNLKEV; this is encoded by the coding sequence ATGGTCGAGAGCATCCAAGAGCTGGCAGTGATCGCGGAAGCTCTGAGTTCTCCAATCAGGGTGAAGATACTCAAGATGCTCTGCGAGAAGGAGTGGTACGTCTACGAGCTCGCAAAGACCCTGGGCATTTCTCGCCAGCTGCTTTACCTCCATCTGAAAAAGTTGGAAAAGGCGAACCTCGTCGAGAGCGAGCTCCGCCTGGAGCCGAACGACCCAAGGGCAAAGAAGTATTACAAAGCAAAACCCTTCAAGCTCATAATCGATAACGAGATTGTGAAAAACCTGAAGGAGGTGTGA
- a CDS encoding DUF2202 domain-containing protein, with the protein MRNMKLFGVGLLALLVGMTFGMAAAMQSWTGPRMPVQETAPLVDSTLTTYYADLSQEEIDGLLWMREEEKLARDVYLTFYEMYGLPIFYNIAQSEQTHTDTVLVLIEKYNLTDPATDEIGVFTNPELQALYDQLVEMGSQGLVDALKVGALIEETDIADLEEWTEKTDNADIIQVYESLKAGSKNHLRGFVSVLANYGVTYEPQVISENYYQEVISSANSHGFGNPMGDIVRGPGIWDSAAQEPTQETGIIDSIINTFRNTWNWMRGFVHRIGFAI; encoded by the coding sequence ATGAGAAATATGAAGTTGTTTGGAGTTGGGCTCCTCGCCCTGCTGGTTGGAATGACCTTTGGAATGGCTGCAGCAATGCAGAGCTGGACCGGTCCAAGGATGCCGGTCCAGGAGACCGCGCCCCTCGTGGACAGCACACTCACCACTTACTACGCTGACCTGAGCCAAGAGGAAATAGACGGCCTACTCTGGATGAGAGAAGAGGAGAAGCTCGCCAGGGACGTCTACCTCACGTTCTATGAGATGTATGGACTGCCAATATTCTACAACATAGCCCAGAGCGAGCAGACGCATACTGACACCGTGCTTGTCCTGATAGAGAAGTACAACCTTACCGACCCGGCCACCGACGAAATAGGCGTCTTCACGAATCCAGAACTTCAGGCCCTCTACGACCAGCTCGTCGAGATGGGCAGCCAAGGCCTCGTCGACGCCCTCAAGGTCGGGGCATTGATAGAGGAGACTGACATAGCTGACCTGGAGGAGTGGACTGAGAAGACCGACAACGCGGACATAATCCAGGTCTACGAGAGCCTCAAGGCAGGTAGCAAGAACCACCTCAGGGGCTTCGTGAGCGTGCTCGCGAACTACGGGGTAACATACGAGCCGCAGGTGATCAGCGAGAACTACTACCAGGAGGTCATCAGCTCGGCAAACAGCCACGGCTTCGGCAACCCGATGGGCGACATTGTCAGGGGCCCCGGAATATGGGACAGCGCCGCACAGGAGCCGACTCAAGAGACTGGAATAATTGACAGCATCATCAACACCTTCAGGAACACTTGGAACTGGATGAGGGGCTTTGTCCACAGGATAGGCTTCGCCATCTGA